CGAGCGGGCGGTGTGCTTTGCGGCGGAGATGCCGTATGTGTGCCGGCTGCCGTCTGTGAGCCGAAAGTGTCGCCCGCAGATTTTGCATCCTGCAGCGCTTGGGATGCTTCCCGCACTTCTTCAAGTTCTTCGTACACTTTTGCCGAGACACTTTCGATCGATTGCCAATCGAAGCCTTTTTTTGCCGCTTTTTTTTGCATCTTATACGCGCGCAGGAGCGGAGGAAAGCCTTCGGGCACTTCATCGAGAATCGTTTTTAGTCGCTTTCTTCCTTCGACGTTTTCTTTGATTCTGTCCCATTGATTTAAAACCTGTTCGCCCGTCGTCACTTTTTCCGTCACTTCCGACATGCCTTCGCTCTGCGGGAAAACGTGCGGATGCCGCCGTATCAATTTATCGGTGAGTTCATCCAAAGCTTCCGCGACGGAAAAATCGTTCTGCTGTTCGTACATATACGCGATCATCGATGCGTTGAGTATGACGTCTCCGAGCTCTTCTTTTGCATGCGCCGCATCCCCTGTCGAAACGGCGTCCACGGCTTCGAAAGTCTCTTCGATCAGATCGCGCCGCATCGTGAGCGGTGTCTGCTCTCTGTCCCACGGACAGCCGCCCGGCGCGCGAAGCGTTCGTATCGTTTCGTACAGCCGCTTGTACGCCGCCGCGGTTTTTTCCGCATTCGTATCGTTTTGTATATCGCTCATAGTATAATCCTTAACAATTATTAAGTCAAATGTCGAGTTTTGAAAATATTAGCAAAAGATATGCTTTCGGCGAAAATGACCGGCATACAATCTTTGTAGACGCATGTGAACGCGGCTCTCACAGCGGAATCCCCGCTTACGCTCCGGTTGTGCTTTTAAAGCAAAACTTGCGCAAGCTGAACGCACAAAGTCGCACGCGTGTCTCCCGCTGTTACGCCGCATCCCGCACACGTCAAGCGGTTCCGGTATACGGTCGCAACTTCGCTGTAAGCATAATTTTATTTATTTTCAAAACTCGCCATCTAATGTATTGCCGGTGAGGGTACGGAGCGGTATCGCGCCTCCGCCCGTGTCAGTCGGCGGACACTTTTTTCTTACCCCACGCCGCGACGAGTTTTGCCGGATCGTTTGAAAGAATTGCTTCGGTAAACGGGATCGCCGCTGCGCTAAACGTTTGCGCCATCGTTATGCGCTCGTCGCTTGTAAAAGGCGAGAGCACGTAATCGGCTACGTCGGGATTATCCGGCCGCCCGATGCCGAAG
This Treponema socranskii subsp. buccale DNA region includes the following protein-coding sequences:
- the mazG gene encoding nucleoside triphosphate pyrophosphohydrolase encodes the protein MSDIQNDTNAEKTAAAYKRLYETIRTLRAPGGCPWDREQTPLTMRRDLIEETFEAVDAVSTGDAAHAKEELGDVILNASMIAYMYEQQNDFSVAEALDELTDKLIRRHPHVFPQSEGMSEVTEKVTTGEQVLNQWDRIKENVEGRKRLKTILDEVPEGFPPLLRAYKMQKKAAKKGFDWQSIESVSAKVYEELEEVREASQALQDAKSAGDTFGSQTAAGTHTASPPQSTPPARMSRAERAALHLEEEFGDLLFAVVNYMRHSGIDPETAMDRANRKFYRRFAYVEERMTEAGIPMDSDHLQDEDAFWNAAKKEGL